The nucleotide window CCTCTCGAAAGAAGATCGCCGTGAGGTTCCCCGAAAAGTGGTTCTCTTCCACGACCGGAGAGGCCTTGAGGCAGCGGACACCGACCTGGTTGTCGAGAAAGCGGTTCCCCCGCAGCACGACGCGCCCCCCCTGGAAGCGCACGCCGCCGTAGTTGCCCCGGAACTCACAGTGCGTCACATCGGCCGGGGTATCGTGGATGTGGAGCCCCCACGGACCCTGGGCGAAGGTGCAGTACGCCAGGTGGGCCTCCTTGGCCCCCTCGATGAAGATCATGTCGTCCCACTCGTTGCGGGTCGCCTTGACGGGGGCAAAGGAGATGGGCCGCTCCCCGCTCCCGATGGCCACCAGGGCTCCCTGGACGAGGACCCACGGCTTTCGGTCCTTGTCCGCGGCCGGCTCGGGCAGGTCGAAGTACACCCGGGTGCCCGGGGCAACGGTCAGGGTAGCTGTGCGCGCCACGATGACGGGCCGCTCCACCAGGAGGTCGCCGGACCAGACGGTATTGCTGTAGATGATGTAGTCCCGCAGGGGCACGGCGCTCGAAGGGGCCGCTGGCTCGGGAGCCGGGGAGACTGCGGCGCAGCTCGTGAGCAGGAGCGCGGTCCAGAGGGCGAGGCCTACGGGGGGAACCCAGGGTTTCCGGGCACTCATGGGGCGTCCTCCTTTTGCCGGAGGCCCAGGGAGAGCACTGCCGCCAGGCCCAGCAGGACCGCCACCTTGCCCCCTGCCGTAACCCCCGCCGCGTTCGCCCCCAGGGCCCAGTTCTGCACGAGGACGGCGCCAAAGACCATGCCCCCGATGACGGTGAGGGCGTCCAGGTCTCCTTCTCCGGCCTTTACGATCT belongs to Thermodesulfobacteriota bacterium and includes:
- a CDS encoding right-handed parallel beta-helix repeat-containing protein, yielding MSARKPWVPPVGLALWTALLLTSCAAVSPAPEPAAPSSAVPLRDYIIYSNTVWSGDLLVERPVIVARTATLTVAPGTRVYFDLPEPAADKDRKPWVLVQGALVAIGSGERPISFAPVKATRNEWDDMIFIEGAKEAHLAYCTFAQGPWGLHIHDTPADVTHCEFRGNYGGVRFQGGRVVLRGNRFLDNQVGVRCLKASPVVEENHFSGNLTAIFFREGVTGAVLRRNNFDNREYDVKLGEGQATDVDATGNWWSPGKDGGSGRRIYDAGVDAALGRVQVEPALAAPWSPEGGGR